One region of Bombus affinis isolate iyBomAffi1 chromosome 5, iyBomAffi1.2, whole genome shotgun sequence genomic DNA includes:
- the LOC126916006 gene encoding lymphokine-activated killer T-cell-originated protein kinase yields the protein MSEFKTPTTKRYKSRVQNNPELQTPIKIPASPFLEKIGYGCGVNVFSLERSPKVGFIRSPWAIKKRNCKIKENKKYNERIRFEAEVLRKLNHPNIVGFRAFTELSNGEPCLAMEKLDASLGDKIEERLEAGDDPFPAKDILKITYEIVKGLEYLHHTAHILHGDIKSYNVLVSADYKIVKLCDFGVSLPLTNSLEMCTSNENFTYVGTECWSAPEIIFENGPVTNKADIWACGLVVWEMIALSSPHVESSEMDESCLDDSMLEMQMNGNTKTNEHDINIDDDNSFLNEICNKNYGTRPALPAINLGKEYERVLEVFFACTTADYKVRPSAKGLDNYFKNYVYK from the exons ATGAGTGAATTTAAGACACCGACAACGAAGAGGTATAAAAGTAGGGTACAAAATAATCCAGAATTGCAAACGCCTATTAAAATACCAGCTTCACCGTTTTTAGAGAAAATAGGTTATGGATGCG GTGTTAACGTATTTAGTCTGGAACGATCTCCAAAAGTTGGTTTTATCCGATCTCCATGGGCGATAAAAAAACGTAACTGCAAaattaaggaaaataaaaaatataatgaacGCATTCGATTCGAAGCAGAAGTACTTCGTAAATTAAATCATCCGAACATTGTTGGTTTTCGGGCTTTTACGGAACTTTCAAATGGCGAGCCATGCTTGGCAATGGAAAAATTAGACGCTTCTTTAG gTGATAAGATAGAAGAAAGACTCGAAGCTGGTGATGATCCATTTCCTGCTAAAgacattttaaaaataacatatGAAATTGTTAAAGGATTAGAATATTTGCATCATACTGCCCATATTTTACATGGTGATATAAAAAGCTATAATGTGTTAGTTTCTGCAGATTATAAAATTGTTAAGCTATGTGATTTTGGTGTGTCTTTGCCGCTTACAAATAGTTTAGAAATGTGTACTTCAAATGAAAACTTCACATATGTGGGAACAGAGTGTTGGAGTGCACCTGAAATAATATTTG AGAATGGTCCTGTTACAAATAAAGCAGATATTTGGGCATGTGGTCTTGTAGTTTGGGAGATGATAGCCTTATCATCACCTCATGTAGAATCCTCAGAAATGGATGAATCCTGCTTAGATGATTCAATGTTAGAAATGCAGATGAATGGCAATACAAAAACAAATGAACATGATATAAATATAGATGATGATAATAGTTTTCTTAATGAAATATGCAATAAAAACTATG GTACTCGTCCTGCATTACCTGCTATTAATCTAGGAAAAGAATATGAGAGAGTACTTGAAGTATTTTTTGCATGCACTACTGCAGACTATAAAGTGAGGCCTAGTGCAAAAGGTCttgataattattttaaaaattatgtatataaataa
- the LOC126915998 gene encoding probable G-protein coupled receptor B0563.6: MLTGIFKGTLLCCDDENSTWNSIINADRHPLNETTSVLRVLYRIVIPTIVISGIFGNVLIFLVLSTPVFRGISYLYLRGLTLANAGVLLSWIPVFIRLGYGTRNNYPSVFYHAHLELVAVNTFAIASISIMTCLIVDRYIFIFFPVRIRSRNARKNIRSFILCSFILGFAVSAPLTGMRTVYEQQEDIGTLFTLRENTSITRSALWNAYIWIMEVVLRLCPTIILLLLNSFVVKRFLQLNARKREFQSVSEKFRTANVPETSLLTRNRGYREEQHLTTLMSMMAICFIVTMIPSILLEFVYYDYKSTDGAYLLFRAFAAVTELCNFAIHIIIYFICSREFRKEFFKLLQNRCRKSTVEEDLERPVGEIEDYSRHGTTVRLTPEQTKLNSPASASKLNPMEEDKESEVLNASDIV; encoded by the exons ATGTTGACGGGAATATTTAAAGG AACGCTTTTATGTTGCGATGACGAAAATTCTACCTGGAATAGTATAATTAACGCGGACAGACATCCTCTCAATGAGACTACGTCTGTATTACGTGTCCTTTATAGGATAGTAATTCCTACGATCGTAATTAGCGGCATTTTTGGTAATGTTTTAATATTCCTGGTGTTATCTACTCCGGTGTTTCGAGGAATTTCATACCTATATCTCCGAGGACTAACTTTAGCAAACGCCGGGGTTCTTCTATCTTGGATACCTGTAT TTATTAGATTAGGATATGGAACGAGGAACAATTACCCGTCTGTTTTTTACCACGCTCATTTAGAACTGGTTGCCGTAAACACGTTCGCTATAGCCAGCATTTCAATTATGACTTGCTTAATTGTCGATCGATATATCTTCATTTTTTTCCCGGTTCGCATCCGTAGCAGAAACGCACGCAAAAATATTCGCTCTTTTATCCTGTGCTCTTTTATTCTTGGATTCGCG GTAAGCGCTCCGCTAACAGGAATGAGAACGGTATATGAACAGCAAGAAGATATCGGAACTCTCTTCACACTGCGTGAAAACACCTCTATCACCCGAAGTGCTTTATGGAACGCATACATTTGGATCATGGAAGTTGTGCTACGACTCTGCCCAACTATAATTCTTCTTTTACTGAATAGCTTTGTGGtcaaaagatttttgcaactcaATGCTAGGAAGAGAGAATTTCAGTCGGTTTCGGAGAAGTTTCGTACTGCAAATGTCCCTGAAACTTCTTTATTGACCCGTAATCGAGGATACAG aGAAGAACAACATTTGACTACATTAATGTCGATGATGGCAATATGTTTTATAGTAACAATGATCCCATCGATATTGCTTGAATTTGTATATTATGATTATAAGAGTACAGATGGTGCTTACCTCTTATTTCGAGCATTTGCTGCTGTCACGGAGCTTTGTAATTTTGCTATCCATATTATCATATACTTTATATGCAGCAGAGAATTTCGGAAAGAATTCTTCAAACTTCTTCAG aATAGATGTAGGAAAAGTACAGTAGAAGAAGATCTTGAACGACCAGTAGGTGAAATCGAAGATTATAGTCGACATGGGACAACAGTTCGATTAACACCAGAGCAGACAAAGTTAAATTCTCCAGCTTCTGCAAGTAAATTGAATCCTATGGAAGAAGATAAAGAATCAGAAGTATTAAATGCCTCTGATATTGTTTAA
- the LOC126915958 gene encoding trafficking protein particle complex subunit 11 isoform X1 — protein MCELPPELVTKPLALIGLTGLDIANPVHRSIWDAFSNNRRLESSAIQFKLLSPTHEFPTVKPKRNSYEYYRPKGILKRNWMNKYLNEIPAVVVVFYNLDWNDPQWNEKKMECASKVQSLRNALDGRTTKIAVVLIQHCTQPPPGSEDSIATERATAVCGACELSPKLLYVLPHGNHLLGYISRLESALYDVAQNFYHHEYRIVKGHRDQLNKTMQKNAYKHLFVRHQFKMAFLNELRQDQNLAQKHYTQAYNHLLEIPITDTNVMEITTIACFINYKLCKVMFNLNVPKDAISQFRLHTDRFKIWTGPKELIFEHHAWMCSQFSTFAELFDDAIRQGLPGVQTQHPGYYFQSAAHHAGLRQAACKELCQNVTSYPDPDPLAGEEKLEFYGQRPWCPGKFSAEPIDPIKKALAIQALQYKEKYTVHHSNIIIALLGNAISQFKIYRCPRMRRVLVVQMAEEYYNSKDYGKVLTLLMHMLWEYHGERWPVLITNILKNALRAAYLSTSVQDYITLAFEALGPSTTFSEDYKDAVYNNIINILHKKPPTPESDLPDDVRYPAVEKWVVELNKSEPIVFTIDDNNMSSFIEVKARFLQPKYAVNSMVTAEVIIRNSYSSSVEFSKVSITVNSPGYNSEFVVADAEHNNLIFHGKEMRKFPYQFEAPQQNESSEIRITTISLYMSSDKMCCIILRFSAIGRETNFLSRLYPEIQQLRRGEFETIQSLVSAEIKQEESTLSISIESNNPALLGEWLPINISVVTNEKISSAFLNVSLVSDGVNEQSTELSLTMNNKQSVISIPIDNLEKDCVTHQIVYLRAHKVGDRDIHIKVEYTRSKQIKGSKELTYSLSVTKPFEVSTLFYTTLFEPLTKGFINEPFIMMPHIVCVSPWPINIINTSIELGDLIERENGSEAVSVLSGITLSANETGTDVYCLIPKAGGEQPISTGVYTIKWKRANDDNALETSSSVTLAPLGVEDAVICLEAKIPAHGWVRTPLLISYFIKNHSDNMITLRLTMEASDAFMFAGQKQIDIYILPKNERKVEWILRPLVAGFVQLPSLSLTVPADEEHKLSKVQLSELVERSIPSHIYILPTSQTLEE, from the exons ATGTGTGAGTTACCACCAGAATTAGTTACTAAGCCTTTAGCTCTTATTGGCTTAACTGGTTTAGACATTGCAAATCCTGTACATCGGTCAATTTGGGATGCATTCAGTAATAATCGCAGATTAGAAAGTTCTGCCatacaatttaaattacttAGCCCTACTCATGAATTCCCTACAGTAAAACCCAAG AGGAATTCATATGAATATTATAGGCCCAAAGGAATATTGAAACGTAATTGGATGAATAAATATCTTAATGAAATTCCAGCAGTTGTtgttgtattttataatttagatTGGAATGATCCTCAATGGAACGAGAAAAAGATGGAATGTGCTTCTAAAGTACAATCTCTTAG AAATGCTTTAGATGGAAGAACTACAAAAATAGCTGTAGTACTTATACAACATTGTACACAACCTCCACCTGGTTCTGAAGATTCTATTGCAACTGAACGTGCCACAGCTGTCTGTGGAGCATGTGAACTATCTCCAAAGTTATTATACGTTTTGCCACATGGAAATCATTTACTAGGATATATATCTAG ACTAGAAAGTGCATTATATGATGTAGCACAAAACTTTTATCATCATGAATATCGTATTGTCAAAGGACATAGAGATCAACTTAATAAAACTATGCAAAAAAATGCATACAAACATTTATTTGTACGCCATCAATTTAAGATGGCATTTTTAAATGAATTAAGACAAGATCAAAATTTAGCACAGAA gcATTATACTCAAGCATATAATCACTTATTGGAAATACCAATAACAGACACAAATGTAATGGAAATTACAACTATTGcttgttttataaattataagttATGTAAAGTAATGTTCAACTTAAATGTTCCTAAAGATGCTATATCGCAATTTAGACTTCATACTGACAG ATTTAAAATATGGACTGGTCCAAAGGAACTTATATTTGAACATCATGCTTGGATGTGTAGTCAGTTTTCTACATTTGCAGAATTATTTGATGATGCTATTCGACAGGGACTTCCGGGTGTCCAAACTCAGCACCCTGGATATTATTTTCAATCAGCAGCTCATCATGCAGGCTTAAGGCAAGCAGCTTGTAAAGAACTTTGTCAG AATGTTACTAGTTATCCAGATCCAGACCCATTAGCAGGCGAAGAAAAACTTGAATTCTATGGGCAACGACCATGGTGTCCTGGAAAATTCAGTGCAGAACCCATAGATCCGATAAAAAAAGCACTTGCTATACAGGctttacaatataaagaaaaatatacagttCACCATTCT AATATAATCATTGCTTTACTGGGCAACGCAATTTCACAATTTAAGATATATAGGTGTCCAAGAATGAGGAGAGTATTAG TCGTACAAATGGCTGAAGAATATTATAATTCTAAAGATTATGGGAAAGTTCTAAC ATTATTGATGCACATGTTGTGGGAATATCACGGGGAACGGTGGCCCGTCTTAATCACAAATATCTTAAAGAATGCTTTACGTGCGGCATATCTCTCTACAAGTGTTCAAGACTACATCACCTTGGCATTTGAAGCTTTGGGACCTTCTACCACGTTTTCAGAGGATTATAAAGATGCTGTCTATAATAACATCATTAATATTCTTCAT AAAAAACCACCAACTCCGGAATCTGACTTACCCGATGATGTGAGATATCCTGCAGTAGAAAAGTGGGTAGTGGAACTAAATAAGTCAGAACCAATTGTCTTTACAATTGATGATAATAATATGAGTTCGTTTATAGAAGTTAAAGCAAGATTTTTGCAGCCAAAGTATGCTGTCAATTCTATGGTTACTGCGGAAGTCATTATTAG AAATTCATACAGCAGTAGTGTTGAATTTTCTAAAGTATCGATAACGGTTAATAGTCCAGGATATAATTCAGAATTCGTCGTTGCTGATGCTGAACATAATAATCTTATTTTTCATGGGAAAGAAATGAGAAAATTTCCTTATCAATTTGAAGCCCCACAACAAAATGAGAGTAGCGAAATACGTATTACGACAATCTCATTATATATGAGTAGTGATAAAATGTGCTGTATTATTTTGAGATTTTCTGCTATAGGGAGAGAAACAAATTTTTTGAGTCGATTATATCCTGAAATACAACAGCTTCG TAGAGGAGAGTTTGAAACAATACAATCACTAGTCAGTGCTGAAATAAAACAAGAAGAATCTACTCTGAGTATAAGTATTGAATCCAACAATCCAGCACTTTTAGGAGAATGGCTACCTATTAATATATCTGTTGTTACTAATGAAAAAATATCATCAGCATTTTTAAATGTATCACTTGTGTCTGATGGAGTAAATGAACAGTCAA CGGAATTAAGTTTGACAATGAATAATAAGCAGTCGGTAATATCAATACCAATTGATAATTTGGAAAAGGATTGCGTTACTCATCAAATTGTATACTTAAGGGCTCACAAAGTTGGTGATCGAGATATTCATATAAAG GTAGAATATACAAGATCTAAACAAATTAAAGGATCAAAAGAATTAACATATTCATTATCAGTTACAAAGCCATTTGAAGTGTCAACATTATTTTATACCACTCTTTTTGAACCACTGACGAAAGGCTTCATTAATGAACCATTTATAATGATGCCTCACATTGTTTGTGTGTCTCCGTGgcctataaatattataaatacttCTATAGAATTG GGAGATTTAATAGAAAGGGAAAATGGAAGTGAGGCAGTATCTGTTTTAAGTGGTATTACACTTTCTGCAAATGAAACAGGTACAGATGTGTATTGTTTGATACCAAAAGCAGGTGGTGAGCAACCTATTAGTACTGGAGTCTATACTATTAAATGGAAACG TGCAAATGATGATAATGCATTAGAAACCAGCAGCAGTGTTACTTTAGCACCTCTAGGAGTTGAGGATGCTGTAATTTGTTTGGAAGCCAAAATACCTGCTCATGGTTGGGTTCGTACACCATTActaatatcatattttataaaaaatcatTCTGACAATATGATTACATTGCGACTGACTATGGAAGCTAGTGATGCCTTCATGTTTGCTGGTCAAAAACAA ATTGACATTTACATACTTCCAAAAAATGAGAGAAAAGTTGAATGGATTTTACGACCACTGGTGGCAGGTTTTGTACAACTTCCATCATTGTCTCTAACAGTTCCCGCTG ATGAAGAACATAAATTAAGCAAAGTGCAGCTTTCGGAATTAGTAGAGCGATCAATACCGAGTCATATATATATTCTT cCAACTTCACAAACCCtagaagaataa
- the LOC126915958 gene encoding trafficking protein particle complex subunit 11 isoform X2, translating to MCELPPELVTKPLALIGLTGLDIANPVHRSIWDAFSNNRRLESSAIQFKLLSPTHEFPTVKPKRNSYEYYRPKGILKRNWMNKYLNEIPAVVVVFYNLDWNDPQWNEKKMECASKVQSLRNALDGRTTKIAVVLIQHCTQPPPGSEDSIATERATAVCGACELSPKLLYVLPHGNHLLGYISRLESALYDVAQNFYHHEYRIVKGHRDQLNKTMQKNAYKHLFVRHQFKMAFLNELRQDQNLAQKHYTQAYNHLLEIPITDTNVMEITTIACFINYKLCKVMFNLNVPKDAISQFRLHTDRFKIWTGPKELIFEHHAWMCSQFSTFAELFDDAIRQGLPGVQTQHPGYYFQSAAHHAGLRQAACKELCQNVTSYPDPDPLAGEEKLEFYGQRPWCPGKFSAEPIDPIKKALAIQALQYKEKYTVHHSNIIIALLGNAISQFKIYRCPRMRRVLVVQMAEEYYNSKDYGKVLTLLMHMLWEYHGERWPVLITNILKNALRAAYLSTSVQDYITLAFEALGPSTTFSEDYKDAVYNNIINILHKKPPTPESDLPDDVRYPAVEKWVVELNKSEPIVFTIDDNNMSSFIEVKARFLQPKYAVNSMVTAEVIIRNSYSSSVEFSKVSITVNSPGYNSEFVVADAEHNNLIFHGKEMRKFPYQFEAPQQNESSEIRITTISLYMSSDKMCCIILRFSAIGRETNFLSRLYPEIQQLRGEFETIQSLVSAEIKQEESTLSISIESNNPALLGEWLPINISVVTNEKISSAFLNVSLVSDGVNEQSTELSLTMNNKQSVISIPIDNLEKDCVTHQIVYLRAHKVGDRDIHIKVEYTRSKQIKGSKELTYSLSVTKPFEVSTLFYTTLFEPLTKGFINEPFIMMPHIVCVSPWPINIINTSIELGDLIERENGSEAVSVLSGITLSANETGTDVYCLIPKAGGEQPISTGVYTIKWKRANDDNALETSSSVTLAPLGVEDAVICLEAKIPAHGWVRTPLLISYFIKNHSDNMITLRLTMEASDAFMFAGQKQIDIYILPKNERKVEWILRPLVAGFVQLPSLSLTVPADEEHKLSKVQLSELVERSIPSHIYILPTSQTLEE from the exons ATGTGTGAGTTACCACCAGAATTAGTTACTAAGCCTTTAGCTCTTATTGGCTTAACTGGTTTAGACATTGCAAATCCTGTACATCGGTCAATTTGGGATGCATTCAGTAATAATCGCAGATTAGAAAGTTCTGCCatacaatttaaattacttAGCCCTACTCATGAATTCCCTACAGTAAAACCCAAG AGGAATTCATATGAATATTATAGGCCCAAAGGAATATTGAAACGTAATTGGATGAATAAATATCTTAATGAAATTCCAGCAGTTGTtgttgtattttataatttagatTGGAATGATCCTCAATGGAACGAGAAAAAGATGGAATGTGCTTCTAAAGTACAATCTCTTAG AAATGCTTTAGATGGAAGAACTACAAAAATAGCTGTAGTACTTATACAACATTGTACACAACCTCCACCTGGTTCTGAAGATTCTATTGCAACTGAACGTGCCACAGCTGTCTGTGGAGCATGTGAACTATCTCCAAAGTTATTATACGTTTTGCCACATGGAAATCATTTACTAGGATATATATCTAG ACTAGAAAGTGCATTATATGATGTAGCACAAAACTTTTATCATCATGAATATCGTATTGTCAAAGGACATAGAGATCAACTTAATAAAACTATGCAAAAAAATGCATACAAACATTTATTTGTACGCCATCAATTTAAGATGGCATTTTTAAATGAATTAAGACAAGATCAAAATTTAGCACAGAA gcATTATACTCAAGCATATAATCACTTATTGGAAATACCAATAACAGACACAAATGTAATGGAAATTACAACTATTGcttgttttataaattataagttATGTAAAGTAATGTTCAACTTAAATGTTCCTAAAGATGCTATATCGCAATTTAGACTTCATACTGACAG ATTTAAAATATGGACTGGTCCAAAGGAACTTATATTTGAACATCATGCTTGGATGTGTAGTCAGTTTTCTACATTTGCAGAATTATTTGATGATGCTATTCGACAGGGACTTCCGGGTGTCCAAACTCAGCACCCTGGATATTATTTTCAATCAGCAGCTCATCATGCAGGCTTAAGGCAAGCAGCTTGTAAAGAACTTTGTCAG AATGTTACTAGTTATCCAGATCCAGACCCATTAGCAGGCGAAGAAAAACTTGAATTCTATGGGCAACGACCATGGTGTCCTGGAAAATTCAGTGCAGAACCCATAGATCCGATAAAAAAAGCACTTGCTATACAGGctttacaatataaagaaaaatatacagttCACCATTCT AATATAATCATTGCTTTACTGGGCAACGCAATTTCACAATTTAAGATATATAGGTGTCCAAGAATGAGGAGAGTATTAG TCGTACAAATGGCTGAAGAATATTATAATTCTAAAGATTATGGGAAAGTTCTAAC ATTATTGATGCACATGTTGTGGGAATATCACGGGGAACGGTGGCCCGTCTTAATCACAAATATCTTAAAGAATGCTTTACGTGCGGCATATCTCTCTACAAGTGTTCAAGACTACATCACCTTGGCATTTGAAGCTTTGGGACCTTCTACCACGTTTTCAGAGGATTATAAAGATGCTGTCTATAATAACATCATTAATATTCTTCAT AAAAAACCACCAACTCCGGAATCTGACTTACCCGATGATGTGAGATATCCTGCAGTAGAAAAGTGGGTAGTGGAACTAAATAAGTCAGAACCAATTGTCTTTACAATTGATGATAATAATATGAGTTCGTTTATAGAAGTTAAAGCAAGATTTTTGCAGCCAAAGTATGCTGTCAATTCTATGGTTACTGCGGAAGTCATTATTAG AAATTCATACAGCAGTAGTGTTGAATTTTCTAAAGTATCGATAACGGTTAATAGTCCAGGATATAATTCAGAATTCGTCGTTGCTGATGCTGAACATAATAATCTTATTTTTCATGGGAAAGAAATGAGAAAATTTCCTTATCAATTTGAAGCCCCACAACAAAATGAGAGTAGCGAAATACGTATTACGACAATCTCATTATATATGAGTAGTGATAAAATGTGCTGTATTATTTTGAGATTTTCTGCTATAGGGAGAGAAACAAATTTTTTGAGTCGATTATATCCTGAAATACAACAGCTTCG AGGAGAGTTTGAAACAATACAATCACTAGTCAGTGCTGAAATAAAACAAGAAGAATCTACTCTGAGTATAAGTATTGAATCCAACAATCCAGCACTTTTAGGAGAATGGCTACCTATTAATATATCTGTTGTTACTAATGAAAAAATATCATCAGCATTTTTAAATGTATCACTTGTGTCTGATGGAGTAAATGAACAGTCAA CGGAATTAAGTTTGACAATGAATAATAAGCAGTCGGTAATATCAATACCAATTGATAATTTGGAAAAGGATTGCGTTACTCATCAAATTGTATACTTAAGGGCTCACAAAGTTGGTGATCGAGATATTCATATAAAG GTAGAATATACAAGATCTAAACAAATTAAAGGATCAAAAGAATTAACATATTCATTATCAGTTACAAAGCCATTTGAAGTGTCAACATTATTTTATACCACTCTTTTTGAACCACTGACGAAAGGCTTCATTAATGAACCATTTATAATGATGCCTCACATTGTTTGTGTGTCTCCGTGgcctataaatattataaatacttCTATAGAATTG GGAGATTTAATAGAAAGGGAAAATGGAAGTGAGGCAGTATCTGTTTTAAGTGGTATTACACTTTCTGCAAATGAAACAGGTACAGATGTGTATTGTTTGATACCAAAAGCAGGTGGTGAGCAACCTATTAGTACTGGAGTCTATACTATTAAATGGAAACG TGCAAATGATGATAATGCATTAGAAACCAGCAGCAGTGTTACTTTAGCACCTCTAGGAGTTGAGGATGCTGTAATTTGTTTGGAAGCCAAAATACCTGCTCATGGTTGGGTTCGTACACCATTActaatatcatattttataaaaaatcatTCTGACAATATGATTACATTGCGACTGACTATGGAAGCTAGTGATGCCTTCATGTTTGCTGGTCAAAAACAA ATTGACATTTACATACTTCCAAAAAATGAGAGAAAAGTTGAATGGATTTTACGACCACTGGTGGCAGGTTTTGTACAACTTCCATCATTGTCTCTAACAGTTCCCGCTG ATGAAGAACATAAATTAAGCAAAGTGCAGCTTTCGGAATTAGTAGAGCGATCAATACCGAGTCATATATATATTCTT cCAACTTCACAAACCCtagaagaataa